From the genome of Streptomyces sp. NBC_01317, one region includes:
- a CDS encoding DEAD/DEAH box helicase: protein MTDKELRSHQREAVDRVRRALEIPARSRVPDRGLRTQVIMATGSGKTLVAARSAEELRAGRVLVLVPSLDLLAQTEAAWREGGRRGPMIGVSSLRGEEASFPNTTDVDELVEWTRGLDKVTVYATYASLGLGTLERAHAAGLPGWDLIVIDEAHRTSGRIGKPWAVVHDNQKVPSLRRLYMTATPRLWQLGDEDEAGVPGELVASMDDDPGGPFGSRCFTLTLSEAIDRGICAPYQVVCVDISDTQLQAAQLLGAEGRSAEVRGARLAALQTALVKASAEESFRRTLVFHHVVREAEAFAAGLPDVASQLHAGDPELYPETVWADWLCGDHKPLHRRQVLGEFAAGIATDGIVVEKGFLSSVKVLGEGVDTKNCDAVYWADVRGSMPDLVQAVGRALRMQPGEGKVANLVVPVLLGPGETADNMLTSRAYGGLAKLLEALRAHDARIVEQLAEQQAPSAYKPVQKAARGQEGRGEGNEASGPSAPARRLLKFSTPRDPAVLAAFINLRVVDPEREHWRRGVEAAVIYVREHGDLRVPFTYRVPGGNGQEEEAEGWPASLAEFPLGQWIADARRFYARGKMDEDRVTQLEKLGMIWSHFDVAWEEGLAAAQGWAAEAGHLLAPLDATYQGAAVGIWLKNARAAARKADENERRRAEGLPVESSAGAMTAERREQLEEIDASWCPGWPVAWQRCFRLVRMHLDAGGALPTRVGETVRQGEDLGRWVTSVRLGWDHLTAVQQWMCEQVLGIEPAAEEEKPKPRRTQADKWAAHYQAAKQYHAREGHLHVPRKHVERTVAGEGQEERELRLGSWISNQRSRAATLTPERAEQLSKIGMRWT from the coding sequence GTGACGGACAAAGAGCTGAGGTCTCATCAGCGTGAAGCGGTCGACAGAGTGCGGAGGGCACTCGAAATCCCTGCAAGATCACGGGTTCCTGACCGGGGCCTGCGCACACAGGTGATCATGGCGACCGGGTCAGGGAAGACACTCGTGGCAGCCCGCAGCGCGGAGGAACTCCGCGCGGGCCGGGTGCTCGTGCTCGTACCCTCGCTGGACCTGCTCGCCCAGACCGAGGCCGCGTGGCGTGAGGGCGGCCGCCGGGGGCCGATGATCGGGGTGTCCTCGCTGCGGGGCGAGGAGGCATCGTTCCCCAACACCACGGACGTGGACGAGCTGGTGGAGTGGACGCGGGGCCTAGACAAGGTGACGGTGTACGCCACGTACGCCAGCCTCGGGCTCGGCACGCTGGAGCGCGCGCACGCCGCCGGCCTTCCCGGCTGGGACCTCATCGTCATCGACGAGGCGCACCGGACCTCGGGGCGGATCGGGAAGCCGTGGGCGGTCGTGCACGACAACCAGAAAGTCCCGTCTTTGCGTCGTCTGTACATGACGGCCACGCCCAGGCTCTGGCAGCTCGGAGATGAGGACGAGGCCGGCGTACCCGGTGAGCTGGTGGCGAGCATGGACGACGACCCCGGCGGGCCGTTCGGCAGCCGCTGCTTCACCCTGACGCTCTCCGAGGCCATCGACCGGGGAATCTGTGCGCCGTACCAGGTTGTGTGCGTGGACATCAGTGACACGCAGCTCCAGGCCGCGCAGCTCCTGGGCGCCGAAGGCCGGTCGGCAGAGGTGCGCGGGGCGCGGCTCGCCGCCCTCCAGACCGCACTGGTGAAAGCGTCGGCCGAGGAGAGCTTCCGTCGCACGCTGGTCTTCCACCACGTCGTCAGGGAAGCCGAAGCGTTCGCGGCCGGCCTCCCCGACGTGGCCTCGCAGCTGCACGCCGGCGACCCGGAGCTGTACCCGGAGACAGTCTGGGCGGACTGGCTGTGCGGCGACCACAAGCCGCTCCACCGCCGTCAGGTCCTCGGCGAGTTCGCCGCCGGGATCGCCACCGACGGCATCGTCGTGGAGAAGGGCTTCCTGTCCTCGGTGAAGGTGTTGGGCGAGGGCGTCGACACCAAGAACTGCGACGCCGTGTACTGGGCGGATGTCCGCGGCTCCATGCCCGACCTCGTCCAGGCCGTCGGCAGGGCACTGCGCATGCAGCCCGGAGAGGGCAAAGTGGCCAACCTGGTCGTGCCCGTACTCCTCGGGCCCGGCGAGACCGCCGACAACATGCTGACCTCCCGGGCGTACGGCGGACTCGCCAAGCTGCTGGAAGCGCTGCGGGCGCACGACGCCCGGATCGTGGAGCAGCTGGCGGAGCAGCAGGCCCCGAGCGCCTACAAGCCTGTCCAGAAGGCCGCGCGGGGCCAGGAGGGCCGGGGTGAAGGGAACGAGGCCTCCGGCCCGTCGGCGCCGGCCCGGAGGTTGTTGAAATTCTCCACCCCGCGCGACCCCGCCGTGCTCGCCGCGTTCATCAACCTCCGGGTTGTCGACCCGGAACGCGAGCACTGGCGGCGCGGTGTGGAGGCCGCTGTCATCTACGTGCGAGAGCACGGCGACCTGAGGGTGCCGTTCACGTACCGGGTACCCGGCGGCAACGGCCAGGAGGAGGAAGCCGAAGGGTGGCCGGCGTCGCTCGCTGAGTTCCCGCTGGGCCAGTGGATCGCCGACGCCCGGAGGTTCTACGCCCGCGGCAAGATGGACGAGGACCGCGTCACCCAGCTGGAGAAACTGGGCATGATCTGGTCCCACTTCGACGTCGCCTGGGAAGAGGGCCTGGCCGCCGCTCAGGGGTGGGCCGCCGAGGCAGGGCATCTTCTGGCGCCGCTGGACGCCACCTACCAGGGCGCGGCGGTCGGCATCTGGTTGAAGAACGCGCGGGCCGCCGCCCGGAAGGCTGACGAGAACGAACGGCGGCGCGCCGAAGGCCTGCCGGTGGAATCGTCGGCCGGCGCCATGACCGCCGAACGGCGCGAGCAGCTGGAAGAGATCGACGCCTCCTGGTGCCCCGGCTGGCCGGTAGCATGGCAGAGGTGCTTCCGCCTCGTCCGCATGCACCTGGACGCCGGTGGAGCGCTGCCCACCAGAGTGGGCGAGACCGTACGCCAGGGTGAGGACCTCGGGCGGTGGGTGACCTCCGTACGGCTCGGGTGGGACCACCTCACGGCCGTACAACAGTGGATGTGCGAACAGGTCCTCGGCATCGAACCCGCAGCCGAGGAGGAGAAGCCGAAGCCGCGCCGCACGCAGGCCGACAAATGGGCAGCGCACTACCAGGCCGCCAAGCAGTACCACGCGCGCGAAGGGCACCTCCACGTCCCCCGCAAGCACGTCGAACGGACCGTCGCCGGCGAGGGGCAGGAGGAGCGGGAGCTCCGGCTCGGCTCCTGGATCAGCAACCAGCGGAGCCGGGCCGCCACGCTGACGCCGGAGCGGGCAGAGCAACTCTCCAAGATCGGCATGCGCTGGACATGA
- a CDS encoding VOC family protein, whose amino-acid sequence MPADGQSHIRVARPSRNLVAAEEFWVRGLGLSVLYRAEGGDAPGEHDLLMVGWPDASWHLELVHEMAGFAEPQPTVEDLLVIYLDEQVPEELVTRLGTHGGRCVPSPNPYWNTWGITVEDPDGYRLVLCTRAWSNA is encoded by the coding sequence GTGCCCGCCGACGGTCAGAGCCACATCCGCGTCGCCCGTCCGTCGCGCAACCTCGTCGCGGCGGAGGAATTCTGGGTCCGGGGTCTGGGGCTGAGCGTGCTCTACCGGGCCGAGGGCGGCGACGCGCCCGGAGAGCACGACCTGCTGATGGTCGGCTGGCCCGACGCCTCCTGGCACCTCGAACTCGTCCACGAGATGGCCGGGTTCGCCGAGCCGCAGCCCACTGTGGAAGACCTGCTCGTGATCTACCTCGACGAGCAGGTACCCGAAGAACTGGTAACCCGCCTCGGGACACACGGCGGCAGGTGTGTCCCGTCCCCCAATCCGTACTGGAACACGTGGGGCATCACCGTCGAGGACCCGGACGGATACCGCCTCGTGCTCTGCACACGCGCGTGGTCCAACGCCTGA
- a CDS encoding pyridoxamine 5'-phosphate oxidase family protein produces MADKVDSFSELADKFFEYIQDIRYCTMITVDKKSRPRARVLLPIWETVDGRPVGWLAAYKTPVKVAHLANNPHTTYAYWSPRQNAVYVDSVSTWAEDMETKTYAWELYQKGSPPGVGYDPYNFWRGGPADPKYHVLRIDPWRVQVLRGTDLSSRIWTKPEDDKN; encoded by the coding sequence ATGGCCGACAAGGTCGACTCGTTTTCCGAGCTCGCGGACAAATTCTTCGAATACATCCAAGACATTCGCTACTGCACGATGATTACGGTGGACAAGAAGTCCCGCCCGCGCGCCCGGGTACTCCTGCCGATCTGGGAGACCGTGGACGGCAGACCGGTCGGCTGGCTCGCCGCGTACAAGACCCCGGTGAAGGTCGCCCACCTCGCCAACAACCCCCACACCACCTACGCGTACTGGAGCCCGCGCCAGAACGCCGTCTACGTCGACAGCGTCTCCACCTGGGCCGAGGACATGGAGACCAAGACCTACGCCTGGGAGCTGTACCAGAAGGGCAGCCCGCCCGGAGTGGGCTACGACCCCTACAACTTCTGGCGCGGCGGTCCCGCCGACCCGAAGTACCACGTCCTGCGCATCGACCCCTGGCGCGTACAGGTACTACGGGGCACCGACCTGAGCAGCCGCATCTGGACAAAACCCGAGGACGACAAGAACTGA
- a CDS encoding NmrA family NAD(P)-binding protein, whose amino-acid sequence MTDKTVLVLGGTGKTGRRLVSRLTQRGARVRAASRSGDVRFDWDDRNTWEPALQGADAAYIVDMQDKPGTWDAETHIRELAELAVESKVRRLVLLQARVTDPVGGKSLIAGEKAVKESGAEWTVLRPNWFHQNFDEGVLLDGVKDGELRLPAGDGLEPFVDADDVAAVAAAALLDDGHTGHTYELSGPRAISLGEATDTISAAVGRTVRYVHVDHQDYVDELVQYEVPADYALFVADLVAQIRDNKNSVPTDTVRRVLGREPRDFTDFVADAAARGAWNL is encoded by the coding sequence ATGACCGACAAGACCGTTCTCGTCCTGGGAGGGACCGGCAAGACCGGCCGCCGCCTGGTGAGCCGGCTCACCCAGCGCGGCGCGCGCGTCCGCGCCGCGAGCAGATCCGGCGACGTGCGTTTCGACTGGGACGACCGCAACACCTGGGAACCCGCCCTCCAGGGCGCCGACGCCGCCTACATCGTCGACATGCAGGACAAGCCCGGCACCTGGGACGCGGAGACCCACATCCGTGAACTCGCCGAACTCGCCGTGGAGTCCAAGGTCCGCCGCCTGGTGCTGCTCCAGGCGCGCGTGACCGACCCGGTGGGCGGCAAGTCCCTGATCGCCGGCGAAAAGGCGGTCAAGGAGTCCGGCGCGGAGTGGACCGTACTGCGCCCCAACTGGTTCCACCAGAACTTCGACGAGGGTGTCCTGCTGGACGGCGTCAAGGACGGCGAACTGCGGCTTCCCGCAGGCGACGGCCTGGAACCCTTCGTGGACGCCGACGACGTGGCCGCGGTCGCCGCCGCCGCGCTCCTGGACGACGGGCACACCGGCCACACCTACGAACTGAGCGGTCCGCGCGCGATCAGCCTCGGCGAGGCGACCGACACGATCAGCGCCGCCGTCGGCCGCACCGTCCGCTACGTCCACGTCGACCACCAGGACTACGTCGACGAACTCGTCCAGTACGAGGTCCCCGCCGACTACGCCCTCTTCGTCGCCGACCTCGTCGCGCAGATCCGCGACAACAAGAACTCCGTCCCCACCGACACCGTGCGCCGCGTCCTTGGCCGCGAACCGCGCGACTTCACCGACTTCGTGGCGGACGCGGCGGCCCGCGGGGCATGGAACCTCTGA
- a CDS encoding acyl-CoA dehydrogenase family protein yields MTTTDSAVAAVLDEVTGLAATLRESGPEAEERRWIPEANIELLDKAGVFRLSVPRRFGGLEAPLADQVRILTEISRADTATGWVAMIWVSSSWVPSQFSDQAQEEVYASGSARVSTGFAPSGTLTPAEGGYTLSGSWKWISGSRGANWALLSALLTGPDGTPAPYAALVPFSELSIADDWHASSAAGTGSSTVTADNVTVPAHRVAFLIDVLSGATGDRSNTGATGRNYPFIPFFMAQGASAYIGIAKGAYDLFLDRLPGRGITYTSWTDQSQSPVTQIQVATAANKLAAAEGLQEGWLSLIQKHADAGTQPSVEERAAVRGRAAYAIQLAKEAVDELFEASGASVIMRDVPFQRFHRDIRGLALHALFAFNTNQEVHGRSILGLAPDTPFL; encoded by the coding sequence ATGACTACGACGGACAGCGCCGTCGCCGCGGTTCTCGACGAGGTCACCGGTCTGGCCGCGACGCTTCGGGAGAGCGGTCCCGAAGCCGAGGAACGCCGTTGGATCCCGGAAGCCAACATCGAACTGCTCGACAAGGCCGGCGTGTTCCGCCTGTCGGTGCCCCGCCGCTTCGGCGGACTCGAGGCACCGCTCGCCGACCAGGTCAGGATCCTCACCGAGATATCCCGCGCCGACACGGCCACCGGCTGGGTGGCGATGATCTGGGTGTCCAGCTCATGGGTTCCCAGCCAGTTCTCCGACCAGGCGCAGGAGGAGGTCTACGCGAGCGGCTCCGCCCGCGTCTCCACCGGCTTCGCCCCCTCGGGCACCCTCACCCCCGCCGAGGGCGGCTACACCCTCAGCGGATCCTGGAAATGGATCTCCGGCTCCCGCGGCGCCAACTGGGCGCTCCTGTCGGCCCTGCTCACCGGACCGGACGGGACCCCCGCCCCCTACGCGGCCCTCGTGCCGTTCTCCGAACTGAGCATCGCCGACGACTGGCACGCCTCCTCCGCGGCCGGCACCGGCAGCTCCACCGTCACCGCCGACAACGTGACCGTGCCCGCCCACCGGGTGGCCTTCCTGATCGACGTGCTCTCGGGCGCCACGGGCGACCGCTCCAACACCGGTGCCACCGGCCGCAATTACCCGTTCATTCCCTTCTTCATGGCCCAGGGCGCCTCGGCGTACATCGGGATCGCCAAGGGCGCCTACGACCTGTTCCTGGACCGGCTGCCGGGCCGCGGCATCACGTACACCTCGTGGACCGACCAGAGCCAGTCACCGGTGACGCAGATCCAGGTCGCCACGGCCGCCAACAAGCTCGCGGCCGCCGAGGGCCTCCAGGAGGGCTGGCTGAGCCTGATCCAGAAGCACGCCGACGCCGGCACCCAGCCCTCCGTCGAGGAACGGGCCGCGGTACGCGGCAGGGCGGCGTACGCGATCCAGCTCGCCAAGGAGGCCGTGGACGAGCTCTTCGAGGCCAGCGGCGCCTCGGTCATCATGCGCGACGTGCCCTTCCAGCGCTTCCACCGCGACATCCGGGGGCTCGCGCTGCACGCGCTGTTCGCGTTCAACACCAACCAGGAAGTACACGGGCGCTCGATCCTCGGCCTCGCCCCCGACACCCCCTTCCTGTGA
- a CDS encoding MFS transporter: MSGRAWGVLFVLCGAIFLEGIDVAMLNVALPSIREDLGLSTGTLQWVMSAYVLGYGGFMLLGGRAADLFGRRQMFIFWLVLFLLFSGLGGLATEGWMLITARFVTGVAAAFMTPAGLSIITTSFEEGPKRNKALLVYSGTAAGGFSIGLVVGGLLAAVNWRWVFFAPVILSFLILVTAIALIPKSARPRRDGQPVDLAGAITVTGAILLLVYSVERATHVAAPWTVGTVAASLALFLAFTAIERKSASPLVRLGIFRNSALVRSNIAGLLFAAGFFGFQFIVVLYLQELRDWSTLQTSFAMIVIGIDAVLSPTLTPKLVEKFGNARVIFGGLVLASLSYALFLPVQADWTYAMMFPSLIILGLAFSLAYGPLTIVATEGIEEEEQGVAGGLLYTSFQFGAALGLSSVAAVNIAATDGSSPAAQLDGYQAALVVPLVAALLATVLSAFGLRKRSGAADEPLPQAASVS, from the coding sequence ATGAGCGGGCGCGCCTGGGGCGTGCTGTTCGTGCTGTGCGGCGCGATCTTCCTGGAGGGCATCGACGTAGCGATGCTCAATGTGGCGCTTCCCTCGATCCGTGAGGACCTGGGCCTGTCCACCGGCACGCTCCAGTGGGTCATGAGTGCCTACGTGCTCGGCTACGGCGGCTTCATGCTGCTCGGCGGCCGGGCCGCCGACCTGTTCGGGCGCCGCCAGATGTTCATCTTCTGGCTGGTGCTGTTCCTGCTCTTCTCCGGCCTCGGCGGCCTGGCCACCGAGGGCTGGATGCTGATCACCGCCCGGTTCGTCACCGGTGTCGCGGCGGCCTTCATGACCCCGGCCGGCCTGTCGATCATCACCACCAGCTTCGAGGAGGGCCCCAAGCGCAACAAGGCGCTGCTCGTCTACTCGGGCACCGCCGCCGGCGGTTTCTCCATCGGCCTGGTCGTCGGCGGCCTCCTCGCCGCGGTCAACTGGCGGTGGGTGTTCTTCGCCCCGGTGATCCTCTCCTTCCTGATCCTGGTCACCGCCATCGCCCTCATCCCCAAGTCGGCCCGCCCCCGGCGCGACGGCCAGCCCGTCGACCTGGCCGGCGCCATCACCGTCACCGGCGCGATCCTGCTGCTCGTGTACTCCGTCGAGCGCGCCACCCACGTGGCGGCCCCCTGGACCGTGGGCACGGTCGCCGCCAGCCTGGCGCTGTTCCTCGCCTTCACCGCCATCGAGCGCAAGTCGGCCTCACCGCTGGTGCGGCTCGGGATCTTCCGCAACTCCGCGCTCGTACGCTCCAACATCGCCGGACTCCTCTTCGCGGCCGGGTTCTTCGGCTTCCAGTTCATCGTCGTCCTCTACCTCCAGGAACTGCGCGACTGGTCGACCCTCCAGACCAGCTTCGCGATGATCGTGATCGGGATCGACGCGGTCCTCTCGCCGACACTGACGCCCAAGCTGGTCGAGAAGTTCGGCAACGCCCGGGTGATCTTCGGCGGCCTGGTCCTGGCCTCGCTGTCGTACGCCCTGTTCCTGCCGGTCCAGGCGGACTGGACGTACGCGATGATGTTCCCGAGCCTGATTATCCTCGGTCTCGCCTTCTCCCTGGCGTACGGCCCGCTCACCATCGTCGCCACCGAGGGCATCGAGGAGGAGGAACAGGGCGTCGCCGGCGGCCTGCTCTACACCTCCTTCCAGTTCGGAGCGGCCCTGGGGCTCTCCTCGGTGGCCGCGGTCAACATCGCCGCCACCGACGGATCCTCGCCCGCCGCCCAGCTCGACGGTTACCAGGCCGCCCTGGTCGTCCCCCTGGTCGCGGCCCTGCTGGCCACGGTGCTCAGCGCCTTCGGCCTGCGCAAGCGCTCCGGCGCCGCCGACGAGCCCCTCCCGCAGGCCGCCTCCGTCTCGTAA
- a CDS encoding winged helix-turn-helix transcriptional regulator, with translation MEEGTLKSPTHCTGTDGDYDILQWDTREGCEVRQILDRVADKWSLLVIALLERRTLRFTELRRRIEGISQRMLTVTLRQLERDGLVRRTVHPVVPPRVDYELTPLGATLHDTIQALVAWTEAHQHEIAVARGEYDQRAKLESRAS, from the coding sequence ATGGAAGAAGGCACTTTAAAGTCACCGACGCACTGCACGGGTACCGATGGGGACTACGACATCCTCCAGTGGGACACGCGGGAGGGCTGCGAGGTACGGCAGATCCTCGACCGCGTCGCCGACAAGTGGTCGCTGCTGGTCATAGCACTGCTGGAACGGCGGACCCTGCGCTTCACGGAACTGCGCCGCAGGATCGAGGGGATCAGCCAGCGGATGCTGACGGTGACACTGCGTCAGCTCGAACGGGACGGGCTCGTCCGCCGGACCGTACACCCCGTGGTGCCTCCCCGGGTGGACTACGAACTCACTCCTCTGGGGGCGACGCTCCACGACACCATCCAGGCCCTGGTGGCGTGGACGGAGGCGCACCAGCACGAGATCGCGGTCGCCCGCGGTGAGTACGACCAGCGTGCGAAGCTCGAGTCCCGGGCATCCTGA
- a CDS encoding AfsR/SARP family transcriptional regulator — MRFGVLGPLEVWSAEGSLVPVPEVKVRTLLADLLAHHGEVVPKGRLIEDLWGGSAYTARPTSSLQAKVSQLRRALENAETGARSLIAHQAPGYTIDIPAQALDVGRFRALVAEARTCDEPREKVTVLTEALSLWRGPAFADFADQPFVRSAAATLEEERLAAVEVYAETRLELGEHSALVGELTALVERFPLREGLRVVQMRTLYRAGRPSEALDSYADLRRRLDEELGLMPGPALDALQQAILRHDPQLARPDSRPAPATAARARTNLTASVSTLVGRDEAMDEVRRLISHRRLVTLTGPGGVGKTRLATAIVDGLTAQFPDGTWLVELAGARAPERTIGPEPLAERIMAVLGIRESASDSPAAGATQRLAGILASQRLVLILDSCEYAIDDVARLAGPLLDSAPGLHILATSQEPLRISGETLWPVPSLGLPPSGEERFETVLASSAVRLFVERVRATDPDFSPDAATVRRIAGICRRLDGIPLALELAATRVRALGVDELYDRLDDRFRILTSGYRDAPHRHRTLQATIDWSWSLLDTRGQTVLRRLSVFAEGCDLEAAEQVCSGTGMTAQDVVDALAVLVDRSLALRSDSPAGARYRLLESVAAYSQQRLGESGESHDLAARHLRYYTELAERAQPHLHGRDQRRWLRRLDAEAANFQRALQEARRTEDAHRALRLANALSWYRFLRGRLGEARRALATALAVDSEATGGKAVPAERAEAACWHAGFSMLLGEGVSDPGPPAARGGPAGHEVGQVRAEWFLGAAHWSVGVLSAGEDGVRRALHNSRALHDSWGTAAALSSRAALALARGDLDALRDNALEARAQFTELGEQWGQLKAAEVLSVLAEINGNYEQAEQLHREGLRIAEALELWPEVSRQLSGLGRIAILEWRYREAEDFHTRAQRLAVEQGNRPAEQFAALGLALGARREGNLDVAEARLRPWLTWNRSRYDAPGLALVLAELGFIAEQRVDAAQALTLHQDGLATATATGDPRAVALALEGLAGAHSLAGRWERAARLLGTAAATRRRTGAPQPPAEQADVERIAARLRNVLGEEAYAVQFSVGERTDHVTQAAAEMERSPSPKPPDTTPAGRPPDTR, encoded by the coding sequence ATGCGATTCGGGGTGCTGGGCCCACTGGAGGTGTGGAGCGCCGAGGGGAGCCTGGTGCCGGTTCCCGAGGTGAAGGTCCGTACGCTCCTCGCGGACCTCCTCGCCCACCACGGCGAAGTCGTACCCAAAGGACGGCTCATCGAAGACCTCTGGGGCGGCTCCGCCTACACCGCCCGCCCCACCTCATCCTTACAGGCCAAAGTCTCACAACTGCGCCGGGCCCTGGAGAACGCCGAAACCGGAGCCCGCTCCCTCATCGCCCACCAGGCACCCGGATACACCATCGACATACCGGCCCAGGCACTGGACGTCGGCCGGTTCCGCGCCCTGGTCGCCGAAGCCCGCACCTGCGACGAACCCCGCGAGAAGGTCACCGTCCTGACCGAAGCCCTGTCCCTGTGGCGCGGCCCCGCCTTCGCCGACTTCGCCGACCAGCCCTTCGTACGCTCCGCCGCGGCCACCCTGGAGGAAGAACGCCTCGCCGCGGTCGAAGTCTACGCGGAAACCCGCCTGGAACTGGGCGAACACAGCGCCCTGGTCGGCGAACTCACCGCCCTGGTCGAGCGCTTCCCCCTCAGAGAAGGCCTGCGCGTCGTACAGATGCGCACCCTCTACCGGGCCGGACGCCCCTCCGAAGCACTCGACAGCTACGCCGACCTGCGCCGCCGCCTCGACGAGGAACTGGGCCTGATGCCAGGACCCGCGCTCGACGCCCTCCAACAGGCGATCCTGCGCCACGACCCCCAACTCGCCCGGCCCGACTCCCGACCCGCCCCCGCCACCGCCGCCCGCGCCCGCACCAACCTCACCGCCTCCGTCAGCACCCTGGTCGGCAGGGACGAGGCCATGGACGAGGTGCGCCGGCTCATCTCACACCGCCGCCTGGTAACCCTCACCGGCCCCGGCGGAGTCGGCAAGACCCGGCTGGCCACCGCCATCGTCGACGGCCTCACCGCCCAATTCCCCGACGGGACCTGGCTGGTGGAACTGGCCGGCGCCCGCGCCCCGGAACGCACCATCGGACCGGAACCACTCGCCGAACGGATCATGGCCGTACTGGGAATCAGGGAATCCGCCTCCGACAGCCCCGCCGCCGGAGCCACCCAGCGCCTCGCCGGCATCCTCGCCTCCCAGCGCCTCGTCCTCATCCTGGACAGCTGCGAATACGCGATCGACGACGTGGCACGCCTCGCGGGCCCCCTCCTCGACAGCGCCCCGGGCCTCCACATCCTCGCCACCAGCCAGGAACCCCTGCGCATCAGCGGCGAGACACTCTGGCCCGTGCCCTCCCTCGGCCTCCCGCCCTCCGGCGAGGAACGGTTCGAGACCGTCCTCGCCTCCAGCGCCGTACGACTGTTCGTCGAACGGGTCCGCGCCACCGACCCCGACTTCTCACCCGACGCCGCCACCGTCCGCAGGATCGCCGGGATATGCCGGCGCCTCGACGGCATCCCCCTCGCCCTCGAACTGGCCGCCACCCGCGTCCGGGCCCTGGGCGTGGACGAACTCTACGACCGGCTCGACGACCGCTTCCGCATACTCACCAGCGGATACCGCGACGCACCCCACCGCCACCGCACCCTCCAGGCCACCATCGACTGGAGCTGGAGCCTGCTGGACACCCGCGGACAGACCGTCCTGCGCAGACTCTCCGTCTTCGCCGAAGGCTGCGACCTCGAAGCGGCCGAACAAGTCTGCTCCGGCACCGGCATGACGGCCCAGGACGTGGTCGACGCACTCGCCGTGCTCGTGGACCGCTCACTGGCACTCAGGAGCGACAGCCCCGCCGGCGCACGCTACCGCCTCCTGGAATCCGTCGCCGCCTACAGCCAGCAGCGCCTCGGCGAATCCGGCGAGTCCCACGACCTGGCCGCCCGCCACCTGCGCTACTACACCGAACTGGCCGAACGCGCCCAACCCCACCTCCACGGCCGCGACCAGCGCCGCTGGCTGCGCCGCCTCGACGCGGAGGCCGCCAACTTCCAGCGCGCGCTCCAGGAAGCAAGGCGCACCGAGGACGCCCACCGCGCGCTGCGCCTGGCCAACGCGCTCAGCTGGTACCGGTTCCTGCGCGGCCGCCTCGGCGAGGCCCGCAGGGCACTGGCGACCGCGCTGGCCGTCGACAGCGAGGCCACCGGCGGCAAAGCGGTCCCCGCCGAACGGGCCGAGGCAGCCTGCTGGCACGCCGGCTTCTCCATGCTGCTGGGCGAGGGCGTCTCGGACCCCGGGCCCCCCGCCGCCCGCGGCGGCCCGGCCGGGCACGAGGTGGGACAGGTCAGGGCCGAGTGGTTCCTCGGCGCCGCCCACTGGAGCGTGGGCGTCCTGTCCGCCGGCGAGGACGGCGTACGGCGCGCCCTCCACAACTCCCGCGCCCTGCACGACAGCTGGGGCACCGCCGCGGCCCTCAGCAGCCGCGCCGCCCTGGCCCTGGCCCGCGGCGACCTCGACGCCCTGCGCGACAACGCCCTCGAAGCCCGCGCCCAGTTCACCGAACTCGGAGAACAATGGGGACAGCTGAAGGCCGCCGAAGTACTGAGCGTACTGGCCGAGATCAACGGCAACTACGAACAGGCCGAACAACTCCACCGCGAAGGCCTGCGCATCGCCGAGGCCCTCGAACTGTGGCCCGAGGTCTCCCGCCAGCTCTCCGGACTCGGCCGCATCGCCATCCTCGAATGGCGCTACCGCGAGGCCGAGGACTTCCACACCCGCGCCCAGCGCCTCGCCGTCGAGCAGGGCAACCGGCCCGCCGAGCAGTTCGCCGCCCTCGGCCTGGCCCTCGGCGCCCGGCGCGAGGGCAACCTGGACGTCGCCGAGGCCCGGCTGCGCCCCTGGCTCACCTGGAACCGCAGCCGCTACGACGCCCCGGGCCTGGCCCTCGTACTGGCCGAACTGGGCTTCATCGCGGAGCAACGCGTGGACGCCGCACAAGCCCTGACACTGCATCAGGACGGCCTGGCCACCGCCACGGCCACCGGCGACCCCCGCGCCGTGGCCCTGGCACTCGAAGGCCTCGCCGGCGCCCACTCCCTGGCCGGCCGGTGGGAAAGGGCGGCCAGACTCCTGGGCACGGCCGCCGCCACCAGACGGCGCACAGGCGCACCCCAGCCGCCCGCCGAACAGGCCGATGTGGAGCGCATCGCGGCGCGCCTGCGCAACGTGCTCGGCGAGGAGGCGTACGCCGTGCAGTTCTCGGTGGGGGAGCGGACGGACCATGTGACCCAGGCCGCCGCCGAGATGGAACGCTCCCCCTCTCCCAAGCCCCCTGACACCACACCGGCCGGCCGGCCCCCGGACACCCGGTAA